A region from the Rhodamnia argentea isolate NSW1041297 chromosome 7, ASM2092103v1, whole genome shotgun sequence genome encodes:
- the LOC115732900 gene encoding histone deacetylase 5-like isoform X1, which translates to MEAVETASRSTSRSLRRVGILYDERMCRHHTPDDEPHPENPNRIRAIWNKLQSAGISQRCEVLSAKEAEDKYILSVHGKSHVDLIRNISSQQYNSRRNRIASKLNSIYLNEGSSEAAYLAAGSVIEVAKRVAKGELDSAFAIVRPPGHHAEHDEAMGFCLFNNVAIATNFLLNEKELGINKILIVDWDVHHGNGTQKTFWKDPRVLFFSVHRHEFGSFYPSNDDGDYTMIGEGPGAGYNINVPWENGRCGDADYLAVWDHILIPVAKQFNPDMILISAGFDAAVGDPLGGCCVTPYGYAMLLRKLMDFARGKIVLALEGGYNLASISNSALACMEVLLDEKIVTGSTEAYPFESTWRVIQVVRQELKAFWSVLADEVPTKLISQKAPIPVKKILISSCDSEAEDVEELLQEVIRPLSTLRVDEDCRVLAESASVSWRSDLSNIDIWYATFGSNMWKPRFLFYIEGGQVDGMQKLCSGSMDKRPPKEILWKIFPHRLFFGRESTRTWGLGGVAFLHPESKNEDIVHMCLYRITLEQFNDVLHQENISSYDMSSPLFDLTSLDCVKEKGSINLEAVKKGWYHNVVYLGMERDIPILTMTCDLSDIENFKSGKVPLHAPSEDYANTLVKGLVEGGQLSEEEAVSYIKEAATKPL; encoded by the exons ATGGAAGCTGTGGAGACTGCGAGCCGCAGCACGAGCCGGAGTCTGCGAAGAGTCGGGATACTATACGATGAGAGAATGTGCAGGCATCACACACCTGACGATGAACCTCACCCTGAAAACCCTAATCGCATCAGGGCCATCTGGAACAAGCTCCAAAGTGCCGGCATCAGTCAAAG ATGCGAGGTTTTGAGTGCCAAAGAAGCAGAAGATAAATATATTTTGTCAGTCCATGGCAAAAGTCATGTCGATTTGATTAGGAACATAAGTTCCCAACAGTATAATTCTCGCAGAAATAGAATAGCTTCAAAGCTCAATTCGATATACCTGAATGAAGGTTCTTCAGAAGCTGCTTATCTTGCTGCTGGTTCTGTTATAGAG GTTGCTAAAAGAGTTGCCAAAGGAGAACTAGACTCTGCTTTCGCTATTGTAAGGCCTCCTGGACACCATGCTGAACATGATGAAGCAATGGGATTTTGTCTCTTCAACAATGTTGCTATTGctacaaattttcttttaaacgaGAAA GAATTGGGCATCAATAAAATCTTGATTGTAGACTGGGATGTTCACCATGGTAATGGTACTCAGAAGACATTCTGGAAAGATCCTCGAGTTCTATTCTTCTCTGTCCATAG GCATGAGTTCGGGTCTTTTTATCCATCCAACGACGATGGTGACTATACAATGATTGGAGAAGGTCCCGGTGCAGGGTATAATATAAATGTCCCGTGGGAGAATGGTCGGTGTGGAGATGCAGACTATCTAGCAGTGTGGGACCACATCCTCATCCCCGTTGCTAAGCAATTTAATCCCGATATGATACTAATTTCTGCAGGTTTTGATGCAG CTGTTGGTGATCCTCTGGGAGGTTGTTGTGTCACTCCATATGGATACGCCATGCTGTTAAGGAAG TTAATGGACTTTGCGCGAGGTAAGATAGTATTAGCATTAGAAGGAGGATACAACCTCGCCTCAATTTCAAATTCGGCCCTCGCATGCATGGAAGTTTTGCTGGATGAGAAAATCGTCACTGGTTCCACCGAAGCCTATCCTTTTGAGTCCACATGGCGAGTAATACAAGTG GTTCGTCAAGAACTAAAAGCTTTCTGGTCAGTACTTGCTGATGAAGTGCCAACCAAGTTAATAAGTCAAAAAGCACCCATTCCGGTAAAG AAAATTCTCATTTCAAGCTGTGACTCTGAAGCTGAAGATGTTGAGGAGCTTCTGCAGGAGGTCATTCGACCTCTTTCAACTCTCAGGGTTGACGAAGATTGTCGTG TTCTTGCAGAATCTGCTTCTGTGTCCTGGAGATCGGATCTGTCAAACATTGACATCTGGTATGCCACCTTTGGATCAAATATGTGGAAGCCTAGATTCCTCTTCTATATTGAAGGTGGACAG GTGGATGGCATGCAAAAGCTATGTTCTGGCTCGATGGACAAAAGGCCGCCTAAAGAGATTTTGTGGAAGATCTTCCCTCACCGATTATTCTTCGGCAGGGAATCCACACGTACATGGGGTTTGGGAGGAGTTGCTTTCCTTCATCCCGAAAGCAAGAATGAGGATATCGTGCACATGTGCCTGTATAGGATAAC GTTAGAGCAGTTCAATGATGTCTTGCatcaggaaaatatttccaGTTATGACATGAGTTCTCCTTTGTTTGATCTTACATCTTTGGACTGTGTTAAAGAAAAAGGATCCATCAACTTGGAAGCTGTCAAG AAGGGTTGGTACCATAACGTTGTTTACTTGGGAATGGAGCGAGACATCCCTATACTGACAATGAC GTGCGATTTGTCGGATATTGAGAACTTCAAGTCAGGGAAGGTTCCTTTGCACGCTCCGAGTGAAGACTATGCCAACACTTTGGTAAAAGGTTTGGTAGAAGGAGGGCAGCTCTCGGAAGAGGAAGCCGTATCCTACATCAAGGAAGCTGCTACAAAACCCTTATAG
- the LOC115732900 gene encoding histone deacetylase 5-like isoform X5: MEAVETASRSTSRSLRRVGILYDERMCRHHTPDDEPHPENPNRIRAIWNKLQSAGISQRCEVLSAKEAEDKYILSVHGKSHVDLIRNISSQQYNSRRNRIASKLNSIYLNEGSSEAAYLAAGSVIEVAKRVAKGELDSAFAIVRPPGHHAEHDEAMGFCLFNNVAIATNFLLNEKELGINKILIVDWDVHHGNGTQKTFWKDPRVLFFSVHRHEFGSFYPSNDDGDYTMIGEGPGAGYNINVPWENGRCGDADYLAVWDHILIPVAKQFNPDMILISAGFDAAVGDPLGGCCVTPYGYAMLLRKLMDFARGKIVLALEGGYNLASISNSALACMEVLLDEKIVTGSTEAYPFESTWRVIQVVRQELKAFWSVLADEVPTKLISQKAPIPVKKILISSCDSEAEDVEELLQEVIRPLSTLRVDEDCRESASVSWRSDLSNIDIWYATFGSNMWKPRFLFYIEGGQVDGMQKLCSGSMDKRPPKEILWKIFPHRLFFGRESTRTWGLGGVAFLHPESKNEDIVHMCLYRITLEQFNDVLHQENISSYDMSSPLFDLTSLDCVKEKGSINLEAVKKGWYHNVVYLGMERDIPILTMTCDLSDIENFKSGKVPLHAPSEDYANTLVKGLVEGGQLSEEEAVSYIKEAATKPL; the protein is encoded by the exons ATGGAAGCTGTGGAGACTGCGAGCCGCAGCACGAGCCGGAGTCTGCGAAGAGTCGGGATACTATACGATGAGAGAATGTGCAGGCATCACACACCTGACGATGAACCTCACCCTGAAAACCCTAATCGCATCAGGGCCATCTGGAACAAGCTCCAAAGTGCCGGCATCAGTCAAAG ATGCGAGGTTTTGAGTGCCAAAGAAGCAGAAGATAAATATATTTTGTCAGTCCATGGCAAAAGTCATGTCGATTTGATTAGGAACATAAGTTCCCAACAGTATAATTCTCGCAGAAATAGAATAGCTTCAAAGCTCAATTCGATATACCTGAATGAAGGTTCTTCAGAAGCTGCTTATCTTGCTGCTGGTTCTGTTATAGAG GTTGCTAAAAGAGTTGCCAAAGGAGAACTAGACTCTGCTTTCGCTATTGTAAGGCCTCCTGGACACCATGCTGAACATGATGAAGCAATGGGATTTTGTCTCTTCAACAATGTTGCTATTGctacaaattttcttttaaacgaGAAA GAATTGGGCATCAATAAAATCTTGATTGTAGACTGGGATGTTCACCATGGTAATGGTACTCAGAAGACATTCTGGAAAGATCCTCGAGTTCTATTCTTCTCTGTCCATAG GCATGAGTTCGGGTCTTTTTATCCATCCAACGACGATGGTGACTATACAATGATTGGAGAAGGTCCCGGTGCAGGGTATAATATAAATGTCCCGTGGGAGAATGGTCGGTGTGGAGATGCAGACTATCTAGCAGTGTGGGACCACATCCTCATCCCCGTTGCTAAGCAATTTAATCCCGATATGATACTAATTTCTGCAGGTTTTGATGCAG CTGTTGGTGATCCTCTGGGAGGTTGTTGTGTCACTCCATATGGATACGCCATGCTGTTAAGGAAG TTAATGGACTTTGCGCGAGGTAAGATAGTATTAGCATTAGAAGGAGGATACAACCTCGCCTCAATTTCAAATTCGGCCCTCGCATGCATGGAAGTTTTGCTGGATGAGAAAATCGTCACTGGTTCCACCGAAGCCTATCCTTTTGAGTCCACATGGCGAGTAATACAAGTG GTTCGTCAAGAACTAAAAGCTTTCTGGTCAGTACTTGCTGATGAAGTGCCAACCAAGTTAATAAGTCAAAAAGCACCCATTCCGGTAAAG AAAATTCTCATTTCAAGCTGTGACTCTGAAGCTGAAGATGTTGAGGAGCTTCTGCAGGAGGTCATTCGACCTCTTTCAACTCTCAGGGTTGACGAAGATTGTCGTG AATCTGCTTCTGTGTCCTGGAGATCGGATCTGTCAAACATTGACATCTGGTATGCCACCTTTGGATCAAATATGTGGAAGCCTAGATTCCTCTTCTATATTGAAGGTGGACAG GTGGATGGCATGCAAAAGCTATGTTCTGGCTCGATGGACAAAAGGCCGCCTAAAGAGATTTTGTGGAAGATCTTCCCTCACCGATTATTCTTCGGCAGGGAATCCACACGTACATGGGGTTTGGGAGGAGTTGCTTTCCTTCATCCCGAAAGCAAGAATGAGGATATCGTGCACATGTGCCTGTATAGGATAAC GTTAGAGCAGTTCAATGATGTCTTGCatcaggaaaatatttccaGTTATGACATGAGTTCTCCTTTGTTTGATCTTACATCTTTGGACTGTGTTAAAGAAAAAGGATCCATCAACTTGGAAGCTGTCAAG AAGGGTTGGTACCATAACGTTGTTTACTTGGGAATGGAGCGAGACATCCCTATACTGACAATGAC GTGCGATTTGTCGGATATTGAGAACTTCAAGTCAGGGAAGGTTCCTTTGCACGCTCCGAGTGAAGACTATGCCAACACTTTGGTAAAAGGTTTGGTAGAAGGAGGGCAGCTCTCGGAAGAGGAAGCCGTATCCTACATCAAGGAAGCTGCTACAAAACCCTTATAG